From the genome of Geoglobus ahangari, one region includes:
- a CDS encoding NosD domain-containing protein, translating to MRLESSEELKRATIEWNGVNQSMSGSGKAWESTFDVSRGTYMFRVWGEDLAGNTNSTGLITFTVVGPRIDSCTNIDTDGYYYLTADLSGNLCIVISASNVTLDGRFHTIFGYGTGTGVSAGRIDKEISNIILKNMTVTNFGTGVLLYRVSGAKITHVRSESNTHGIYLKLSRGSKITDSQTLSNVESGIYLNQSASNAIERNVINSNQESGIELSRSSGNSIHGNEISNGTKGIRLYQSSWNSITGNHVRSANMSLEVVFATRNSIANNSFEYGEYGIRLDGSRYNNLFNNTVRWNSESGIGITSYSYGNRIHENNISHNGVGVYSSGVLFVNSGVYQWNKITNNTIELNEVGIAVCGSSMILQNSIRSNTQHGIAVFASTLNSIRDNEISSNGANGILLRSSQNHIIGNKIGSNGKSGIEVSSSENMITGNSITSNGEYGILLNLSSQEGWNRIYNNYLNNTNNAFFINQTRPNIWNTQKVLGTNIVGGPYRGGNYWATPDGAGFSQLCEDVNRDGICDAAYQIGIGNLDYFPLTLNAFDPTPLSITFTENSPSDGSIVPQDHIFVEISSSKRLSRAMIEWNGQNVTMTPDKTRKTWSFNITGLSEGTYSFKVWGKDFAGNWTATETRTVRVDFSVTPIDSCAAIAQPGVYVLVKDILSSDTSACIIILSDGVKLFGNGHTVEGRSLMYSKGLLISDRGSNGEIVIKNIRFSKWYTGIYISNTTRATLDEIVSTSNYFGLSIFQSDRNGIYDSVFTDNRYDGIRISSSSNTSVINVNASDNGDNGIDIAGSENNSVKRSIANSNIRSGISLTGSSNNIVEGTEISANNIGISMTSYSEQNTVKDSVITSNGRGLYFQAASRNLIYNNYLNNPENHYQLYSTNTFNMGIEPEENIVGGNYIGGNYWSGFSEACGDANGDGICDSTYQLDGNNADHYPLADVTRDSDGDGVSDGQESGDWNGDGISDSQQSDVASVETADSIVAFSSQNNKFSDVRAENISELPQPPADLPYGIYSFNLTVTPGSSVSITVHVYDSSGNPVHLPADTEYWKYTSDGNGSSAGLPRWYSIPATVNGNTVTFTITDGGIGDGDGVANGVIADPGGPGVRSPTSVPEFSGLALMAAVLAIFAATFRAAKR from the coding sequence GGCTGGAGAGCAGCGAAGAGCTGAAAAGGGCGACCATAGAGTGGAACGGAGTCAATCAAAGCATGTCCGGGAGCGGAAAGGCTTGGGAGAGCACATTCGACGTTTCGAGGGGCACATACATGTTCAGAGTCTGGGGAGAGGATCTTGCGGGCAACACGAATTCCACGGGACTCATAACCTTCACAGTCGTCGGCCCGAGAATAGACTCCTGCACGAACATAGATACAGATGGTTATTACTATCTAACAGCAGACCTGAGCGGAAACCTGTGCATAGTGATCTCAGCGAGCAACGTAACTCTCGACGGAAGGTTCCACACGATCTTTGGATACGGCACGGGAACGGGTGTCTCCGCTGGCAGGATTGACAAGGAGATTTCAAACATCATCCTGAAAAACATGACCGTCACCAACTTTGGAACGGGGGTTCTGCTGTATAGAGTAAGCGGAGCAAAGATCACACATGTTCGATCTGAGAGCAACACACACGGGATATACCTGAAACTCTCAAGAGGTTCTAAGATCACGGACAGCCAGACGCTCTCAAACGTCGAGTCCGGAATATACCTGAACCAGTCTGCCAGCAACGCAATCGAGAGGAACGTCATAAATTCAAACCAAGAATCGGGGATTGAGCTAAGTCGGTCTTCAGGAAACTCAATCCACGGCAATGAGATATCGAACGGCACCAAGGGGATACGGCTCTACCAGTCATCTTGGAACTCCATCACTGGCAACCACGTGCGCTCAGCCAACATGTCTCTCGAGGTTGTCTTCGCAACGCGTAACTCAATTGCGAACAACAGCTTCGAGTACGGTGAGTATGGCATCAGACTCGACGGAAGCAGATACAACAACCTGTTCAACAACACGGTCAGGTGGAACAGCGAGTCTGGGATAGGCATAACGTCATACTCATACGGAAACAGAATTCATGAAAACAACATCTCACACAACGGAGTCGGAGTGTACTCATCCGGAGTTCTTTTTGTGAACAGCGGGGTGTACCAGTGGAACAAAATCACCAACAACACCATTGAGCTGAACGAAGTTGGAATAGCAGTCTGCGGATCGAGCATGATACTGCAGAACAGCATAAGATCAAACACCCAGCATGGAATTGCTGTATTCGCGTCCACTCTGAACAGCATCAGGGACAACGAGATCAGCTCAAACGGAGCAAACGGTATACTGCTTCGGTCAAGTCAAAACCACATCATAGGCAACAAGATTGGTTCAAATGGGAAGAGCGGAATTGAAGTTTCCTCTTCTGAGAATATGATCACAGGGAACAGCATAACATCCAACGGAGAATACGGGATACTGCTCAACCTCTCATCCCAAGAAGGATGGAACAGAATCTACAACAACTACCTGAACAACACGAACAATGCGTTTTTCATAAACCAGACCCGGCCGAACATCTGGAACACGCAAAAAGTCTTAGGGACGAACATAGTTGGAGGGCCATACAGGGGCGGGAACTACTGGGCAACGCCTGATGGGGCTGGCTTCAGCCAGCTGTGCGAGGATGTAAATAGGGATGGCATTTGCGATGCCGCATACCAAATAGGTATCGGAAACCTCGACTACTTCCCACTCACGCTGAACGCCTTCGATCCCACTCCACTCAGCATAACTTTCACGGAAAACAGCCCCTCAGACGGATCAATAGTGCCGCAGGACCACATATTCGTCGAGATAAGCAGCAGCAAGCGGCTCAGCAGAGCCATGATCGAGTGGAATGGTCAGAACGTGACGATGACCCCCGACAAAACCCGGAAAACGTGGAGCTTCAACATAACTGGGCTGAGTGAAGGGACGTACTCATTTAAGGTTTGGGGAAAGGACTTTGCAGGAAACTGGACAGCTACGGAAACAAGAACGGTCAGGGTTGATTTTTCAGTCACACCAATTGACTCATGCGCTGCAATAGCCCAGCCGGGAGTGTACGTGCTCGTAAAGGACATTCTCTCCTCAGACACCAGCGCATGCATAATAATTCTGTCAGATGGGGTCAAGCTCTTCGGAAACGGACACACTGTGGAGGGCAGGAGCCTAATGTACTCGAAAGGGCTGCTGATTTCAGACAGGGGCTCAAATGGAGAAATCGTCATCAAAAACATAAGGTTCTCAAAGTGGTACACTGGCATTTACATATCCAACACAACGAGAGCGACGCTTGACGAAATCGTCTCAACCAGCAATTACTTCGGGCTCAGCATATTTCAGAGTGACCGAAACGGCATTTACGACTCAGTTTTCACGGACAACAGATACGACGGCATACGGATCTCCTCCTCGTCCAACACGTCGGTGATAAACGTAAACGCCTCAGACAACGGAGATAACGGAATCGACATCGCCGGTTCGGAGAACAATTCCGTAAAGCGCAGCATTGCAAACTCAAACATAAGGAGTGGAATATCTCTAACAGGATCAAGCAACAACATAGTAGAGGGAACAGAAATTTCGGCGAACAACATCGGGATTTCAATGACCAGCTACTCCGAGCAGAACACGGTAAAGGATTCGGTTATAACCTCAAACGGTCGCGGGCTTTACTTCCAAGCCGCAAGCAGGAATCTGATCTACAACAACTACCTGAACAACCCGGAAAACCACTACCAGCTGTACTCTACGAACACATTCAATATGGGGATTGAGCCGGAAGAGAACATTGTCGGAGGCAACTACATTGGAGGCAACTACTGGAGCGGGTTCAGCGAGGCCTGCGGGGATGCGAACGGAGACGGGATCTGTGACAGCACCTATCAGCTGGACGGCAACAATGCCGACCACTACCCCCTCGCAGATGTGACAAGAGATTCTGACGGTGATGGAGTCAGCGACGGGCAGGAGTCAGGGGACTGGAATGGCGACGGCATCTCCGATTCCCAGCAGTCAGACGTTGCGAGTGTGGAAACAGCAGACAGCATTGTTGCTTTCAGCTCTCAGAACAACAAGTTCAGCGATGTCAGGGCAGAGAACATCTCCGAGCTTCCGCAGCCTCCAGCAGATCTGCCATACGGCATTTATTCTTTCAACCTGACCGTCACTCCCGGCTCGTCAGTTAGCATCACCGTCCACGTGTATGATTCCAGTGGGAACCCCGTGCATCTTCCTGCGGACACGGAGTACTGGAAGTACACGAGTGATGGCAATGGTAGCTCAGCAGGACTGCCGAGATGGTACAGCATTCCTGCCACAGTTAACGGCAACACGGTGACGTTCACGATAACCGACGGTGGAATAGGGGACGGAGATGGAGTGGCAAACGGAGTGATAGCAGATCCCGGAGGGCCGGGAGTGAGATCACCGACCTCAGTGCCGGAGTTCTCCGGCCTTGCGTTGATGGCGGCAGTGCTCGCGATCTTTGCTGCAACCTTCAGGGCAGCAAAAAGGTAA